From the genome of Streptomyces sp. NBC_01116, one region includes:
- a CDS encoding N-acetylmuramoyl-L-alanine amidase, with amino-acid sequence MPYDDSPPPTRRARPRSVAAALTAVCLTAAGCGSGQGADGSGAAPPRPGADAASSAAPTPTGKQPQPSGTASPADSAKPLPKGPLTGRTVVIDPGHNPGNRDHTREINEKVDIGTGRKECDTTGTSTDDGYAEARFTLDVSHRLRTLLEAEGARVRLTHDADRPFGPCIDERARIGNEAEADAVVSVHADGSAVGNRGFHVILPAAVKGGGADTSKIVKSSADLGASIAGHFVRTTGSAPSNYIGGNTGLDTRNDLGGLNLSTAPKVFVECGNMRDPQDAALLTSASWRQKAARGLADGITGYLKG; translated from the coding sequence GTGCCGTACGACGACAGCCCTCCCCCCACACGCCGCGCCCGGCCCCGCTCCGTGGCCGCCGCGCTGACCGCCGTATGCCTCACCGCCGCCGGCTGCGGCAGCGGTCAGGGAGCCGACGGTTCCGGCGCGGCCCCGCCCCGGCCCGGCGCGGACGCCGCCTCCTCGGCGGCTCCGACGCCGACCGGGAAGCAGCCGCAGCCGTCCGGAACCGCCTCCCCCGCCGACTCCGCGAAGCCGCTGCCGAAGGGCCCGCTGACCGGCCGGACCGTGGTGATCGACCCGGGACACAATCCGGGCAACCGCGATCACACCCGGGAGATCAACGAGAAGGTCGACATCGGCACCGGCCGCAAGGAGTGCGACACGACCGGTACGTCCACCGACGACGGCTACGCGGAGGCCCGGTTCACCCTCGACGTCTCCCACCGGCTGCGCACGCTCCTGGAGGCCGAGGGCGCCCGCGTCCGGCTGACGCACGACGCGGACCGGCCGTTCGGCCCGTGCATCGACGAGCGGGCCCGGATCGGGAACGAGGCGGAGGCGGACGCGGTGGTCTCGGTGCACGCCGACGGATCGGCCGTGGGCAACCGGGGCTTCCACGTGATCCTGCCCGCCGCGGTGAAGGGCGGCGGGGCCGACACCTCGAAGATCGTGAAGAGTTCGGCCGATCTCGGCGCGAGCATCGCCGGACACTTCGTCCGTACGACCGGAAGCGCGCCTTCCAATTACATCGGCGGAAATACCGGTCTGGACACGCGTAATGATCTCGGCGGACTGAATCTGTCGACCGCGCCCAAGGTGTTCGTCGAATGCGGCAATATGCGTGACCCGCAGGACGCGGCCCTGCTCACCAGCGCGAGTTGGCGGCAGAAGGCCGCCCGGGGACTGGCCGACGGCATTACCGGCTACCTGAAGGGGTAG
- a CDS encoding 4'-phosphopantetheinyl transferase superfamily protein: protein MTRPPPPYGKSVAAVALVATTAEVLACPELDEGMLAPWERRRLTDIRVPARRDDVVAARLLLRLCASRLTGLPPDAVVPAQRCPGCGRDGHGRPHLPDHPELGVSYSHADGLAAAAVGPGPVGIDVEPLTRRPGPLPVLRRLLPGDEVDAACAEPDPGPALLRLWVRREALFKAGFEGGFTAGFEAGRDDVRLTEWTDHGRAAVVALAGADGVLAPLLSPGPAPPSGR, encoded by the coding sequence GTGACCCGCCCCCCGCCGCCGTACGGGAAGAGCGTGGCCGCCGTCGCGCTGGTCGCCACCACCGCGGAGGTGCTGGCCTGCCCGGAACTGGACGAGGGCATGCTCGCCCCCTGGGAACGGCGGCGGCTCACGGACATCCGGGTGCCCGCCCGGCGCGACGACGTGGTGGCGGCCCGGCTGCTGCTGCGGCTGTGCGCCTCCCGGCTCACCGGGCTGCCGCCGGACGCGGTGGTGCCGGCCCAGCGCTGCCCCGGGTGCGGGCGGGACGGGCACGGTCGGCCGCATCTCCCGGACCACCCCGAGCTGGGCGTCAGCTACAGCCACGCCGACGGCCTCGCCGCGGCGGCGGTCGGGCCGGGGCCGGTCGGTATCGACGTGGAACCCCTGACGCGCCGGCCGGGCCCCCTGCCCGTACTGCGGCGGCTGCTGCCCGGGGACGAGGTGGACGCCGCCTGCGCCGAGCCGGACCCCGGCCCGGCGCTGCTGCGGTTGTGGGTCCGGCGGGAGGCGCTGTTCAAGGCCGGGTTCGAGGGTGGGTTCACGGCCGGATTCGAGGCCGGGCGGGACGATGTCCGGCTGACCGAGTGGACCGACCACGGGCGCGCGGCCGTGGTGGCACTCGCCGGGGCCGACGGGGTCCTCGCGCCGCTCCTCAGCCCCGGTCCGGCTCCGCCGTCAGGTCGATGA
- a CDS encoding acyl carrier protein — MERVVAWINEKNPGLDGPIGVEEDLIEARLIDSMDFLEFVDLLEEISGSGIDLQEVTIDDFRTLARVKERFLASADLAEAPAG; from the coding sequence ATGGAACGCGTCGTAGCGTGGATCAACGAGAAGAACCCCGGCCTCGACGGCCCGATCGGCGTCGAGGAGGACCTCATCGAGGCCCGTCTCATCGACTCGATGGACTTCCTGGAGTTCGTCGACCTCCTGGAGGAGATCTCGGGCAGCGGCATCGATCTGCAGGAGGTCACCATCGACGACTTCCGCACCCTCGCCCGCGTCAAGGAGCGCTTCCTGGCCTCCGCCGACCTGGCGGAGGCGCCGGCCGGATGA
- a CDS encoding glycosyltransferase family 4 protein, whose product MTAEAIETGPRTGDGSPTGTGDRPLRIALLTYKGNPFCGGQGVYVRHLGRELARLGHSVEVIGAQPYPVLDEGVPLTELPSLDLYRQPDPFRTPKWGEYRDWIDLAEVATMWTGGFPEPLTFSLRARRHLLSRRGEFDVVHDNQTLGYGLLGDLGAPLVTTIHHPITVDRRLDLQAAANRRRRASVRRWYAFTRMQKRVARKLDTVLTVSGSSRDEIVEDLGVRADRISVVHIGADTDLWSPDPSVPEVPGRIVTTSSADVPLKGLVHLVDALAKLRTENPAAHLVVVGRRAENGPVARAIERHGLADAVQFVKGISDAELVDLVRGAQVSCVPSLYEGFSLPAAEAMATGTPLVATTGGAIPEVSGRDGETCLAVAPGDADALAGALARLLGSPELRARLGAAGRERVLANFTWARAAAGTAEMYRQAIIARGVRR is encoded by the coding sequence GTGACCGCTGAGGCCATAGAGACAGGCCCCCGCACGGGCGACGGCAGCCCCACCGGGACCGGCGACCGGCCGTTGCGCATCGCACTCCTCACCTACAAGGGCAATCCGTTCTGCGGCGGCCAGGGCGTCTACGTCCGCCACCTCGGCCGGGAGCTGGCCCGCCTCGGCCACAGCGTCGAGGTGATCGGCGCGCAGCCCTACCCGGTGCTCGACGAGGGCGTTCCGCTCACCGAGCTGCCCAGCCTCGACCTCTACCGCCAGCCCGATCCCTTCCGCACCCCGAAGTGGGGCGAGTACCGCGACTGGATCGACCTGGCCGAGGTCGCCACCATGTGGACCGGCGGCTTCCCCGAGCCGCTCACCTTCAGCCTGCGGGCCCGCCGCCATCTGCTGTCCCGGCGCGGCGAGTTCGACGTCGTCCACGACAACCAGACCCTCGGTTACGGGCTCCTCGGCGATCTCGGGGCCCCCCTCGTGACGACGATCCACCACCCCATCACCGTGGACCGCAGGCTCGATCTGCAGGCCGCCGCCAACCGCCGCCGGCGCGCCTCCGTACGCCGCTGGTACGCCTTCACCCGGATGCAGAAGCGGGTCGCCCGCAAGCTGGACACCGTCCTCACCGTCTCCGGCTCCTCCCGCGACGAGATCGTCGAGGATCTCGGCGTACGCGCCGACCGGATCAGCGTCGTCCACATCGGCGCCGACACCGACCTGTGGTCCCCCGACCCCTCCGTTCCCGAGGTGCCCGGCCGCATCGTCACCACCTCCAGCGCCGACGTCCCGCTCAAGGGCCTCGTCCACCTCGTCGACGCGCTCGCCAAACTCCGCACCGAGAACCCCGCCGCCCACCTCGTCGTCGTCGGCAGGCGCGCCGAGAACGGCCCGGTCGCCCGCGCGATCGAGCGGCACGGGCTCGCGGACGCCGTCCAATTCGTCAAGGGCATCAGCGACGCCGAGCTGGTCGACCTGGTGCGCGGCGCCCAGGTCTCCTGCGTGCCCTCGCTGTACGAGGGGTTCTCGCTGCCCGCCGCCGAGGCCATGGCCACCGGCACCCCGCTCGTCGCGACCACGGGCGGCGCGATCCCCGAGGTCTCCGGACGCGACGGGGAGACCTGCCTCGCCGTGGCGCCCGGCGACGCGGACGCGCTGGCCGGGGCGCTGGCCCGGCTGCTGGGCAGCCCGGAGCTGCGGGCCCGGCTCGGCGCGGCGGGCCGCGAGCGGGTCCTGGCCAACTTCACCTGGGCCCGGGCGGCGGCCGGAACGGCCGAGATGTACCGTCAGGCGATCATCGCCCGCGGAGTCCGCAGGTGA
- a CDS encoding maleylpyruvate isomerase family mycothiol-dependent enzyme encodes MTSLSHERYCDEILAQTDALRAVLTGADLTATVPTCPDWTLRELAVHVGGAHRWVGEIVRTRATEDLPEDKVPGGEGPEGDDPAALDAWLAEGAAATAAALREAGPDTEVWAWAWEGRTAFWARRMTHETAVHRADAALAARVPYTVDADVAADTIEEWLRIVSFSQEEGDPEAAELRGGGRSLHLHATDVPGAEWLIEFGDDRFTWRHAHDRATVALRGPLTDLMLVFNRRLEPTSPRVEVLGDAALLDFWLDRSSFG; translated from the coding sequence ATGACCTCTCTCTCCCACGAGCGTTACTGCGACGAGATCCTGGCCCAGACCGACGCCCTGCGCGCGGTGCTGACCGGCGCCGATCTCACCGCGACCGTCCCCACCTGTCCCGACTGGACCCTGCGCGAACTCGCCGTGCACGTCGGCGGCGCGCACCGCTGGGTCGGCGAGATCGTCCGCACCCGCGCCACCGAGGACCTGCCCGAGGACAAGGTGCCCGGAGGCGAGGGCCCGGAAGGCGACGACCCGGCCGCGCTGGACGCCTGGCTCGCCGAGGGGGCCGCGGCCACCGCCGCCGCGCTGCGGGAGGCGGGGCCCGACACCGAGGTGTGGGCCTGGGCCTGGGAGGGGCGTACGGCCTTCTGGGCGCGGCGCATGACGCACGAGACGGCTGTGCACCGGGCGGACGCGGCGCTCGCCGCCCGCGTCCCGTACACGGTGGACGCCGACGTGGCCGCCGACACCATCGAGGAATGGCTGCGCATCGTCTCCTTCTCGCAGGAGGAAGGCGATCCGGAGGCGGCCGAACTGCGCGGAGGCGGGCGCTCGTTGCATCTGCACGCCACCGACGTGCCCGGTGCGGAGTGGCTGATCGAGTTCGGCGACGACCGCTTCACCTGGCGGCACGCGCACGACAGGGCCACGGTCGCGCTGCGCGGACCGCTCACCGATCTGATGCTCGTCTTCAACCGCCGACTGGAGCCCACGAGCCCGCGGGTCGAGGTGCTCGGCGACGCCGCGCTGCTGGACTTCTGGCTGGACCGGTCCTCGTTCGGCTGA
- a CDS encoding class I SAM-dependent methyltransferase: MTAESAAGPKPEILAAFEAAKGFMPVHEGLALYAAATGAGALGLPLLEVGTYCGRSAILLADAARGAGVSALTVDHHRGSEEQQPGWEYHDPDVVDPEVGLMDTLPTFRRTLRRAGLEDHVVALVGRSPQVAAVWAGPLGLVFIDGGHTDEHANADYEGWAPHVAEGGLLVIHDVFPDPADGGQAPYRIYLRALASGAFTEVSVTDSLRVLRRTGAGI; this comes from the coding sequence GTGACCGCCGAGTCCGCAGCCGGACCCAAGCCGGAGATCCTCGCCGCCTTCGAGGCCGCCAAGGGCTTCATGCCGGTGCACGAGGGCCTCGCCCTGTACGCCGCCGCCACCGGGGCCGGTGCGCTCGGGCTGCCGCTGCTGGAGGTGGGCACCTACTGCGGGCGGTCCGCCATCCTCCTCGCGGACGCGGCGCGGGGAGCCGGGGTGAGCGCGCTCACCGTCGACCACCACCGGGGCAGCGAGGAGCAGCAGCCCGGCTGGGAGTACCACGACCCGGACGTGGTCGACCCGGAGGTCGGGCTGATGGACACCCTGCCGACCTTCCGCCGCACCCTGCGCCGGGCCGGCCTGGAGGACCACGTGGTGGCGCTCGTCGGGCGCTCCCCGCAGGTCGCCGCCGTGTGGGCCGGACCGCTCGGGCTCGTCTTCATCGACGGCGGGCACACCGACGAGCACGCGAACGCCGACTACGAGGGCTGGGCCCCGCATGTCGCCGAGGGCGGGCTGCTGGTGATCCACGACGTGTTCCCCGACCCGGCCGACGGCGGGCAGGCCCCGTACCGGATCTATCTCCGGGCGCTGGCCTCCGGAGCGTTCACCGAGGTGTCGGTGACGGACTCGCTGCGCGTGCTGCGCCGCACGGGGGCCGGGATCTGA
- a CDS encoding M20/M25/M40 family metallo-hydrolase has protein sequence MNPTPASEQAQTEVVDLCAELIRFDTSNPTSDERAAADWVVDRLTEVGIASELVESAPGRASVIARIAGDDPERGALLVHGHLDVVPADASEWQVPPFSGEIRDGYLWGRGAIDMKDTVAVMLATARHFARTGTKPARDVVLAFLADEEAGGKFGAHWLVEHRPDLFSGVTEAIGEGGGFSFAIDDTRRLYPIENAQRGMAWMELTANGRAGHGSSPNDENAVTDLAESLTRIGRETFPVRLIEPVRALLEEAARLYGVEFDENDIEASLARLGPVADFMQVVLRNSANPTMFTAGYQTNVIPGKATARVDGRFLPGHEQELIDTIDRLLLPSVSREWVNHDIAMETTFDGPLVDAMCDAVRAEDPDGHPVPYCNPGGTDAKAFTHLGIRCFGFKSLKLPHDLDYGRLFHGVDERVPLEGLRFGVRVMTRLWQSC, from the coding sequence ATGAATCCCACCCCCGCCTCCGAGCAGGCCCAGACCGAGGTCGTGGACCTCTGCGCCGAACTGATCCGGTTCGACACCTCCAACCCGACCAGCGACGAGCGCGCCGCCGCCGACTGGGTGGTGGACCGCCTCACCGAGGTGGGCATCGCCTCCGAACTGGTCGAGTCCGCCCCGGGCCGGGCCAGCGTCATCGCCAGGATCGCCGGGGACGACCCCGAGCGCGGCGCCCTGCTGGTCCACGGCCACCTGGACGTCGTACCCGCCGACGCCTCCGAGTGGCAGGTCCCGCCGTTCTCGGGCGAGATCCGCGACGGCTACCTCTGGGGCCGGGGCGCGATCGACATGAAGGACACGGTGGCGGTCATGCTCGCCACCGCCCGGCACTTCGCCCGCACCGGCACGAAGCCGGCCCGCGACGTGGTGCTCGCCTTCCTCGCCGACGAGGAGGCGGGCGGCAAGTTCGGCGCCCACTGGCTCGTCGAGCACCGGCCGGACCTCTTCTCGGGGGTCACCGAGGCGATCGGCGAGGGCGGCGGCTTCTCCTTCGCCATCGACGACACGCGCCGGCTGTACCCGATCGAGAACGCCCAGCGCGGCATGGCCTGGATGGAGCTCACCGCGAACGGCCGGGCCGGCCACGGCTCGTCGCCCAACGACGAGAACGCGGTCACCGACCTCGCCGAGTCCCTCACCCGGATCGGCCGCGAGACCTTCCCGGTCCGGCTGATCGAACCGGTCCGCGCCCTGCTGGAGGAGGCCGCCCGGCTCTACGGCGTGGAGTTCGACGAGAACGACATCGAGGCGAGCCTCGCCCGTCTCGGCCCGGTCGCGGACTTCATGCAGGTGGTGCTCCGCAACTCGGCGAACCCCACCATGTTCACCGCCGGCTACCAGACCAACGTCATCCCCGGGAAGGCCACCGCCCGCGTCGACGGCCGGTTCCTCCCCGGTCACGAGCAGGAACTGATCGACACGATCGACCGGCTCCTGCTCCCCTCCGTCAGCCGTGAGTGGGTCAACCACGACATAGCGATGGAGACGACGTTCGACGGCCCGCTGGTCGACGCGATGTGCGACGCCGTCCGCGCCGAGGACCCGGACGGCCACCCCGTCCCGTACTGCAACCCGGGCGGCACCGACGCCAAGGCCTTCACCCACCTGGGCATCCGCTGCTTCGGCTTCAAGAGCCTGAAGCTCCCGCACGACCTGGACTACGGCCGCCTCTTCCACGGCGTGGACGAGCGCGTCCCGCTGGAGGGCCTGCGCTTCGGCGTCCGCGTCATGACCCGACTCTGGCAGAGCTGCTGA
- a CDS encoding class I SAM-dependent methyltransferase has protein sequence MLTVDFTRFPLAAGDRVLDLGCGAGRHAFECYRRGAQVVALDRNAEEIREVATWFAAMKEAGEAPEGATATAMEGDALNLPFPDDSFDVVIISEVMEHIPDDKGVLAEMVRVLRPGGRIAITVPRYGPEKVCWTLSDAYHEVEGGHIRIYKADQLLARIREAGLKPYGTHHAHALHSPYWWLKCAFGVDNDRALPVRAYHKLLVWDIMKKPLATRVAEQLLNPVVGKSFVAYATKPHLPKAEA, from the coding sequence GTGCTGACCGTCGACTTCACCCGCTTCCCGCTCGCCGCCGGCGACCGAGTGCTCGACCTGGGCTGCGGTGCCGGCCGGCATGCCTTCGAGTGCTACCGGCGCGGCGCACAGGTCGTCGCACTCGACCGGAACGCCGAGGAGATCCGCGAGGTCGCCACGTGGTTCGCCGCGATGAAGGAGGCCGGTGAGGCCCCCGAGGGCGCCACCGCCACCGCGATGGAGGGCGACGCCCTCAACCTGCCCTTCCCCGACGACTCCTTCGACGTCGTGATCATCTCCGAGGTCATGGAGCACATCCCGGACGACAAGGGCGTCCTCGCCGAGATGGTCCGGGTGCTCAGGCCGGGCGGCCGGATAGCCATCACCGTCCCGCGCTACGGCCCCGAGAAGGTCTGCTGGACCCTCTCCGACGCCTACCACGAGGTCGAGGGCGGCCACATCCGCATCTACAAGGCCGACCAGCTCCTCGCCCGGATCCGCGAGGCCGGGCTCAAGCCGTACGGCACCCACCACGCCCACGCCCTGCACTCGCCGTACTGGTGGCTCAAGTGCGCCTTCGGCGTGGACAACGACCGTGCGCTGCCGGTGCGGGCGTACCACAAGCTGCTGGTCTGGGACATCATGAAGAAGCCGCTCGCCACCCGGGTCGCCGAGCAGCTCCTCAATCCGGTCGTCGGCAAGAGCTTCGTCGCCTACGCCACCAAGCCGCACCTGCCGAAGGCCGAGGCGTGA
- a CDS encoding TetR family transcriptional regulator, translated as MTADARPAAPALTERQEARRRRILHASAQLASRGGFEAVQMREVAEAAGVALGTLYRYFPSKIHLLVATMQDQLQHLHTTLRKRPPAGDDAAGRVAETLMRAFRALQREPHLADAMVRALTFADRSVSPEVDTVSRLTTAIILDAMGLEHPTPEQLSAVRVIEHTWHSALITWLSGRASIAQVKIDIETVCRLIDLTAEPDRG; from the coding sequence ATGACCGCGGACGCCAGACCGGCAGCGCCTGCGCTGACCGAGCGCCAGGAGGCCCGTCGCCGCCGCATCCTGCACGCCAGCGCCCAGCTGGCCAGCCGGGGCGGGTTCGAGGCGGTGCAGATGCGGGAGGTGGCCGAGGCCGCCGGGGTCGCGCTGGGCACCCTCTACCGCTACTTCCCGTCCAAGATCCATCTGCTGGTCGCGACCATGCAGGACCAGCTCCAGCACCTGCACACCACACTCCGCAAACGCCCGCCGGCCGGCGACGACGCGGCCGGGCGGGTGGCCGAGACGCTGATGCGCGCCTTCCGCGCCCTGCAGCGCGAACCGCACCTCGCGGACGCCATGGTCCGCGCCCTCACCTTCGCGGACCGCAGCGTGAGCCCCGAGGTGGACACCGTCTCCCGGCTCACCACGGCGATCATCCTGGACGCGATGGGACTGGAGCACCCGACCCCGGAGCAGCTCTCCGCGGTCCGGGTCATCGAGCACACCTGGCACTCGGCGCTGATCACCTGGCTGTCGGGCCGGGCCTCGATCGCCCAGGTGAAGATCGACATCGAGACGGTCTGCCGTCTCATCGACCTGACGGCGGAGCCGGACCGGGGCTGA
- a CDS encoding DUF5336 domain-containing protein — translation MNIRSLTRGDGVVIGAAVVLFIASFLDFSSYDCPQGVDCSRFDSPNAWDSLGLLMSVFLAGVIGAALLIVSRAMPGRKVVGLDLGQFGAALTVFALWTAFWTILDVNSAGAGLILGLLAAIVLVAGAVAGPMIPALKAPLVSPASPAQGVGAGQAPYGAGPGQGYGFPGGQQQQPYGAQPSQGYGYPGAPQQGQPAQADPAQAQQAQAQQPSQGGAAPAGDFTPFWFAVPVARPLYGEDGSPNPIAELAPGTWYLAVEQRGQSLIAQTQDGRRGVLQDTTGIQRG, via the coding sequence GTGAATATCCGATCCCTCACTCGAGGCGACGGCGTGGTGATCGGAGCAGCGGTCGTGCTGTTCATCGCCTCTTTCCTCGACTTCTCCAGCTACGACTGCCCGCAGGGCGTCGACTGCTCCCGGTTCGACAGCCCGAACGCCTGGGACTCGCTCGGACTCCTGATGAGCGTCTTCCTCGCCGGAGTCATCGGCGCGGCGCTGCTGATCGTCAGCCGTGCGATGCCGGGCCGCAAGGTCGTCGGCCTCGACCTCGGCCAGTTCGGTGCGGCGCTCACCGTCTTCGCGCTGTGGACCGCCTTCTGGACGATCCTCGACGTCAACAGCGCCGGCGCGGGCCTGATCCTCGGCCTGCTCGCCGCCATCGTGCTCGTCGCGGGCGCCGTCGCCGGTCCGATGATCCCCGCGCTCAAGGCCCCGCTCGTCAGCCCGGCCTCCCCCGCGCAGGGCGTCGGGGCCGGGCAGGCCCCGTACGGCGCGGGCCCCGGCCAGGGCTACGGCTTCCCGGGCGGCCAGCAGCAGCAGCCGTACGGCGCCCAGCCGAGCCAGGGTTACGGCTACCCCGGCGCTCCGCAGCAGGGCCAGCCCGCCCAGGCCGACCCGGCGCAGGCGCAGCAGGCCCAGGCCCAGCAGCCCTCGCAGGGCGGCGCGGCCCCGGCGGGCGACTTCACCCCGTTCTGGTTCGCCGTTCCGGTGGCCCGCCCGCTGTACGGCGAGGACGGCTCGCCGAACCCGATCGCCGAGCTGGCGCCGGGCACCTGGTACCTCGCGGTGGAGCAGCGCGGCCAGAGCCTCATCGCGCAGACGCAGGACGGCCGTCGCGGCGTCCTCCAGGACACCACGGGCATCCAGCGCGGCTGA
- a CDS encoding prenyltransferase, with amino-acid sequence MSTPEQTEHLVLPGVLTAAQATETVAALAAVQREDGALPWFRGHHLDPWDHTEAAMALDAAGEHEAAGRAYDWLARNQNTDGSWYAAYHDGDPRQPTDRSLESNFCAYVAVGVWHHYLATGDDAFVDRMWPTVFAAVEFVLGLQQPGGQIGWKREPDGTPVSDALLTGSSSIHQALRCALAIAERREEPQPDWELATGALAHAIRSHPERFLDKSRYSMDWYYPVLGGAVTGAEATARVQEGWDRFVVPGLGVRCVLPNPWVTGGESCELALALWVTGESDRALEILQSVQHLRTEGGLYWTGYVFEGNRAFWPEELTTWTAGSLLLAVAALGGDEATTAVFGGERLPVGLEPDCCR; translated from the coding sequence GTGAGCACTCCCGAACAGACCGAGCACCTCGTCCTGCCGGGCGTCCTGACGGCGGCTCAGGCCACCGAGACGGTCGCCGCGCTCGCCGCCGTACAGCGCGAGGACGGGGCGCTGCCCTGGTTCCGGGGCCACCACCTCGACCCGTGGGACCACACCGAGGCCGCGATGGCCCTGGACGCGGCCGGCGAGCACGAGGCGGCGGGCCGCGCCTACGACTGGCTCGCCCGCAACCAGAACACCGACGGCTCCTGGTACGCCGCCTACCACGACGGCGATCCGCGGCAGCCGACCGACCGGAGCCTGGAGAGCAACTTCTGCGCGTACGTGGCCGTCGGCGTCTGGCACCACTACCTGGCCACCGGCGACGACGCGTTCGTCGACCGGATGTGGCCCACGGTCTTCGCGGCCGTCGAATTCGTCCTCGGGCTCCAGCAGCCCGGCGGGCAGATCGGCTGGAAGCGGGAGCCCGACGGAACGCCCGTGAGCGACGCGCTGCTCACCGGCTCCTCCTCGATCCACCAGGCGCTGCGCTGCGCGCTGGCCATCGCCGAGCGCCGCGAGGAGCCGCAGCCCGACTGGGAGTTGGCGACCGGGGCGCTGGCCCACGCGATCCGCAGCCACCCCGAGCGCTTCCTCGACAAGAGCCGTTACTCGATGGACTGGTACTACCCGGTCCTCGGCGGCGCGGTCACCGGGGCCGAGGCCACCGCCCGCGTCCAGGAGGGCTGGGACCGCTTCGTCGTCCCCGGCCTCGGGGTGCGCTGCGTGCTGCCCAACCCCTGGGTGACCGGCGGTGAGAGCTGCGAACTCGCCCTGGCCCTCTGGGTGACGGGGGAGTCGGACCGGGCGCTGGAGATCCTCCAGTCCGTCCAGCACCTGCGCACCGAGGGCGGCCTGTACTGGACGGGATACGTCTTCGAGGGCAACCGGGCCTTCTGGCCCGAGGAGCTCACCACCTGGACGGCGGGCTCGCTGCTGCTCGCGGTGGCCGCGCTCGGGGGGGACGAGGCGACCACCGCGGTCTTCGGGGGCGAGCGGCTGCCGGTCGGCCTGGAGCCTGACTGCTGCCGCTGA
- a CDS encoding LLM class F420-dependent oxidoreductase, with product MRLGLALGYWGRGPDPGQLALVQEAERLGYDSVWTAEAWGSDAFTPLTWIAAHTSRIRLGTGIVQMAARTPTATAMHALTLDHLSGGRMLLGLGLSGPQVVEGWYGRPFPRSPLTATREYVEVIRQVLARRAPVELAGRFHSHPYTGPDATGLGKPLKPITHPLRASLPVLLGAEGPRNIAQTVEIADGWLPLYWSPLRRDVYGASLAGLRDGFMIAPMARAHVCDDVAEGLWPVKAMLGFYIGGMGHAARNFHADLMARMGFEEEARQIQELFLQGRKEEAVRAVPDAFADEISLIGPRARIAERLELWRTGPVTDLLVTAPDPHTLRVLAELNS from the coding sequence ATGCGGCTCGGACTCGCGCTCGGATACTGGGGCCGCGGCCCGGACCCCGGCCAACTCGCCCTGGTCCAGGAGGCCGAGCGGCTCGGCTACGACTCGGTGTGGACGGCGGAGGCCTGGGGGTCGGACGCCTTCACGCCGCTGACCTGGATCGCCGCCCACACCTCCCGGATCCGGCTGGGCACCGGCATCGTCCAGATGGCGGCCCGCACCCCCACCGCGACGGCCATGCACGCGCTGACCCTGGACCATCTCTCCGGCGGCCGGATGCTGCTCGGCCTCGGCCTGTCCGGGCCGCAGGTGGTGGAGGGGTGGTACGGCCGGCCGTTCCCCAGGAGCCCGCTGACCGCGACCCGGGAGTACGTCGAGGTGATCCGGCAGGTGCTGGCGCGGCGGGCTCCGGTGGAACTGGCGGGCCGCTTCCACTCCCACCCGTACACCGGCCCGGACGCCACCGGGCTCGGCAAGCCGCTGAAGCCGATCACGCATCCGCTGCGGGCCTCGCTCCCCGTCCTGCTGGGCGCGGAGGGCCCGAGGAACATCGCGCAGACGGTGGAGATCGCGGACGGCTGGCTGCCGCTGTACTGGTCGCCGCTGCGCCGGGACGTCTACGGGGCCTCGCTCGCCGGCCTCCGGGACGGCTTCATGATCGCGCCGATGGCCCGCGCGCACGTCTGCGACGACGTGGCGGAGGGGCTGTGGCCGGTGAAGGCGATGCTCGGCTTCTACATCGGCGGGATGGGGCACGCGGCCCGCAACTTCCACGCCGATCTGATGGCCCGCATGGGGTTCGAGGAGGAGGCCCGGCAGATCCAGGAGCTGTTCCTCCAGGGCCGCAAGGAGGAGGCGGTGCGGGCGGTGCCGGACGCGTTCGCCGACGAGATCTCGCTGATCGGGCCGCGCGCCCGCATCGCGGAGCGGCTGGAGCTGTGGCGCACGGGACCGGTGACGGACCTGCTGGTCACCGCCCCGGACCCGCACACGCTGCGGGTCCTGGCGGAGCTGAACTCCTAG